TAGCGAACTAATCAAAAGTATAAAAAAAGTAAATCTAAATTTCACCGCATCTCACAACCTTCTCCATTTCCCTTCAAATTCAGTCTACCAAAGTTTAGAAAAAGATGAAAGAAAAAACTCTAAGCTGGTGACAGGCACCTTAGTCCTTTTAAAATTTCCTTTATACGTGATATAATGAATGAGTATTCATTCATCTGTTGTTATTATGGTGAATTTTGTTCGAATGATAAGGATTCTTTTTTCATGAATGAAGAGGTGAAATGGATAATAAAGCAAATCGGACCGGTCATGATTTTAGAAGGAAAGAATTTCAGTAAGGTTCCCTATTCCCGAAGTTTATTCATCAATGGGGACGATAAAGTCTTGATTGACAGCGGCGCTGATCCTGCGCTTCTTTTAGATGTTGAAAAGGAATATGGGATTGAGTTAATCATTAACACTCATTATCATCCGGATCATACGCTACACAATCATTTATTTGGTGACGTTCCCAAATGGATTAATCCAATTGAGTATGAAACCTCCCGGACGATCGAGGGAATTGCTCATGCCAACGGCGTTTTCCAAGAATGGGGTCCAAATGGGGTGAAAAACTGGAAAAAGACCCTGCCGCAGGAATGGACGAAAAATCTTGGGGAAATTACGGGAACATATGACTATGAAACAGAAACGAAATTTGGAGATGTAAAAGTCATTTTTCTTCATACCCCTGGACATACAAGCGGTCTTTCATGTCCATATTTTCCTGAATTAGGTATTGTATTTACAGGAGATTATGACATGACATCGTTTGGACCTTGGTATAATGGAACAGATGGTGATATTGATGATTTTATATCTTCAGGTAAAAGACTCCTTACCCTTGATGCCAACACATATATTACTGGACATCAAAAGGGAATTTTTTCAAAGGAAGAATTCAAAAAGAAAATGGGAGACTT
Above is a genomic segment from Neobacillus endophyticus containing:
- a CDS encoding MBL fold metallo-hydrolase, giving the protein MNEEVKWIIKQIGPVMILEGKNFSKVPYSRSLFINGDDKVLIDSGADPALLLDVEKEYGIELIINTHYHPDHTLHNHLFGDVPKWINPIEYETSRTIEGIAHANGVFQEWGPNGVKNWKKTLPQEWTKNLGEITGTYDYETETKFGDVKVIFLHTPGHTSGLSCPYFPELGIVFTGDYDMTSFGPWYNGTDGDIDDFISSGKRLLTLDANTYITGHQKGIFSKEEFKKKMGDFLGIIERRDQIITRYAQEGLTFEELTDIGIFYPKKSLENTILKTWERSGIRKHLKRLGLSIPETSNLVIT